A single Vanacampus margaritifer isolate UIUO_Vmar chromosome 7, RoL_Vmar_1.0, whole genome shotgun sequence DNA region contains:
- the LOC144055094 gene encoding polyunsaturated fatty acid lipoxygenase ALOX15B-like → MVNYTVTVYTGNRITAGTVNNVYIKMVGTDGKSNRTWLKSLVTSRGSVSTCTVSCPNSLGRLVLIELDKPPNPDSRDDAWFPEKVEIKSPKNDVYTFPVHCWICSGDAQIFREGTALRIFDESHSLGQNARKEELIQRSADYEWDSYAPGVPHTIKADGPLTLPVAVQFSFTKATEFLFTVVAGLVELKIKGLADNPENWKNLDDIDDVFHNKDTPLSDYVQEHWKEDWLFAYQFLNGVNPTLIQRIKTLPENFPVTDDMVSIPGFSNLYNEMKQGNVYLCDYKNLDGILAHTIQGMQQHLVVPLVLLHKRPDDKLMPIAIQLKQTPAKDNPIFLPTDSTYDWLTAKIFVRSAEFVEHELNAHLLRTHLLAEIFAVSLLRNLPMVHPLYKLLIPHTRYTLHINELARKQLIGPTGFFNNFTASGGEALTKILDRSLSSITYRSLCIPDDITDRDMQDVPNFYYRDDGLQLWNIIFKFVQGVIQFYYKSDDEVQRDSEVQTWIGDIFQYGFLSQPQTGIPQSFTTVPELTKFVTMVIFTSSCQHAAVNGGQYDYGGWMPNNPATMQRPPPTKKGTTSEATMLATLPPINVTVQTMAILWLLSRKSSDFVPLGHYNEDHYTEATPRQLQAAVAAELDMLSIVINNRNEGLEIPYTYLDPKNVENSVAI, encoded by the exons ATGGTGAACTATACGGTGACCGTCTACACGGGCAACCGAATTACCGCCGGCACGGTGAACAACGTTTACATCAAGATGGTGGGCACAGATGGCAAGAGCAACCGCACATGGCTCAAGTCTTTGGTCACCTCCAGAGGATCA GTGTCAACTTGTACTGTTTCCTGCCCAAACTCCCTTGGACGGCTGGTTCTGATAGAACTAGACAAACCACCTAACCCCGATTCGCGTGATGACGCTTGGTTCCCTGAGAAGGTGGAAATCAAATCACCCAAGAATGACGTCTACACCTTTCCAGTGCACTGCTGGATCTGTAGTGGGGATGCTCAGATCTTCAGAGAGGGCACAG CTCTGAGGATCTTTGATGAAAGCCACTCTCTTGGACAGAACGCGAGGAAGGAGGAGCTGATCCAGCGAAGTGCAGACTATGA ATGGGATTCTTATGCCCCAGGTGTGCCCCACACCATTAAGGCAGATGGTCCTTTGACCCTGCCAGTTGCAGTCCAGTTCTCGTTCACCAAAGCTACAGAGTTTTTATTCACAGTGGTTGCAGG GTTGGTTGAGCTTAAAATAAAAGGGCTGGCTGACAACCCAGAAAACTGGAAAAATCTTGATGATATCGATGATGTGTTCCATAACAAAGACACACCCTTATCAG ATTACGTCCAGGAACACTGGAAGGAGGACTGGTTATTTGCATACCAGTTCCTAAATGGAGTCAATCCCACTTTGATTCAACGTATCAAAACTCTGCCCGAGAATTTCCCCGTGACTGATGACATGGTCTCCATTCCCGGTTTCTCAAACTTGTACAATGAGATGAAG CAAGGTAACGTGTACCTGTGTGACTACAAGAACCTTGATGGAATACTAGCACACACCATACAAGGGATGCAGCAACACTTGGTGGTTCCCCTCGTCTTGCTTCACAAAAGACCCGATGACAAGCTGATGCCAATTGCCATTCAG CTAAAGCAGACTCCGGCCAAGGACAACCCCATCTTTCTCCCAACTGACTCGACGTATGACTGGCTGACGGCTAAGATTTTCGTGAGAAGTGCTGAATTCGTAGAGCACGAATTGAATGCGCACTTGCTGCGCACTCACCTCCTGGCGGAGATTTTTGCAGTGTCACTGCTGCGCAACTTGCCCATGGTGCATCCACTGTACAAG CTCCTCATACCCCACACTCGATACACTCTGCACATCAATGAATTAGCTCGGAAACAGCTGATAGGACCCACTGGATTCTTCAACAAT TTTACAGCTTCTGGTGGAGAGGCTTTGACAAAGATCTTGGACAGATCGCTGTCCTCGATCACCTACAGGTCCCTTTGCATCCCCGACGATATCACTGATCGCGACATGCAGGACGTGCCTAACTTCTACTACAGAGATGATGGACTGCAACTGTGGAACATCATTTTCAA ATTTGTGCAAGGAGTGATACAGTTCTACTACAAAAGTGACGACGAGGTCCAGCGAGACTCAGAAGTGCAGACTTGGATCGGGGACATTTTTCAATACGGATTCCTTTCCCAGCCACAAACCG GAATCCCTCAGAGTTTCACCACAGTGCCTGAATTGACCAAGTTTGTCACCATGGTGATATTCACCAGCTCATGCCAACACGCAGCCGTAAACGGCGGACAG TACGACTATGGCGGCTGGATGCCCAACAACCCCGCAACCATGCAGCGTCCTCCACCGACGAAAAAGGGAACAACAAGCGAGGCCACAATGCTAGCGACGTTGCCTCCTATCAACGTCACAGTTCAGACAATGGCCATACTCTGGTTGCTTAGCAGAAAGTCCTCTGACTTT GTCCCCCTTGGACACTACAACGAGGACCATTACACCGAAGCGACACCGCGCCAGTTGCAAGCTGCAGTTGCTGCGGAGCTTGACATGTTGTCGATAGTGATCAATAACAGAAATGAAGGCCTGGAAATCCCTTACACTTATCTGGATCCAAAGAACGTAGAGAACAGTGTGGCCATCTAA